One stretch of Balneola sp. MJW-20 DNA includes these proteins:
- a CDS encoding SMP-30/gluconolactonase/LRE family protein: protein MRFYSLILIIFVFSQCVTAQHNGPEKIADGFIFTEGPLWFEGALIFSDIPANTIYRVIPGEDPEVFIRPSANSNGLAVDVSGHLLIAQHGARQMVRMEDNDTYTTLAATYNKKKLNSPNDIAVHPDGSIYFTDPPYGISPEEEELDFTGVYRIAPDGSLHLLEKGLYNPNGIAFSPGHDKLYISTSDQREVYIYEVNSHQLQNKRLFASQTEYEGASDGMVTDDDGNLYLAGPEGVWIYSPEGDLKEIINVPGQTSNVAWGAKKGKTLYVTSSDAVYLIEFN, encoded by the coding sequence ATGCGATTCTATTCACTTATTTTGATCATTTTTGTTTTCTCACAATGTGTAACTGCCCAACATAATGGGCCCGAAAAAATAGCGGACGGTTTCATTTTCACAGAGGGTCCCCTTTGGTTTGAGGGAGCACTCATATTCAGCGATATCCCGGCTAATACCATTTATCGGGTAATTCCAGGGGAAGATCCTGAAGTTTTCATCCGCCCCTCTGCTAATTCAAACGGACTCGCAGTTGATGTCAGTGGCCATTTGCTTATTGCGCAGCACGGAGCACGCCAAATGGTCCGCATGGAGGATAATGATACCTATACCACCCTTGCGGCTACGTATAACAAAAAAAAATTAAACAGTCCGAATGATATTGCTGTGCATCCGGATGGTTCCATTTATTTTACCGACCCGCCTTATGGGATAAGTCCCGAAGAAGAGGAACTTGATTTTACCGGGGTATACAGGATAGCTCCTGACGGCTCACTTCACCTGCTGGAAAAGGGACTTTATAATCCCAATGGCATTGCTTTTTCTCCCGGTCACGATAAGCTTTACATCAGTACCTCCGACCAACGCGAAGTTTATATTTATGAGGTGAACAGCCATCAGCTTCAAAACAAAAGGCTCTTTGCATCCCAGACTGAATATGAGGGCGCATCGGACGGTATGGTAACTGATGATGATGGAAACTTGTATCTGGCCGGCCCGGAAGGAGTCTGGATCTATTCACCGGAAGGTGATCTCAAGGAGATCATAAACGTACCCGGTCAGACTAGCAACGTAGCCTGGGGAGCCAAAAAGGGTAAAACACTCTATGTAACCTCTAGCGATGCAGTATACCTGATTGAGTTTAATTAG
- a CDS encoding DUF6768 family protein — translation MKKQTDDIDTLITESLNKEEAEFYKNLGEEGLFAQWGGLYKGKLGKWAVLTTIIQLIVTVNTVWFSYLYFTANDPLLMARYGGIALIFLILNTAVKLWHWMQMDKNALLREIKRLEFQVSVLSEKAPSDR, via the coding sequence ATGAAAAAACAAACAGATGATATTGATACTCTAATAACTGAATCTCTGAATAAAGAAGAAGCTGAATTCTACAAGAACCTGGGTGAAGAGGGACTTTTTGCACAATGGGGCGGTCTTTACAAGGGTAAACTTGGAAAATGGGCTGTTCTTACCACCATAATTCAGCTTATTGTTACTGTTAACACGGTTTGGTTCAGTTATCTTTATTTCACAGCCAACGATCCTTTGCTAATGGCCCGTTATGGAGGCATCGCCCTGATCTTTCTGATCTTGAACACAGCGGTAAAATTATGGCACTGGATGCAGATGGATAAGAATGCCTTGTTGCGCGAGATCAAGAGGCTGGAATTTCAGGTATCAGTTTTATCAGAAAAAGCACCCTCTGATCGTTGA
- a CDS encoding amidohydrolase family protein: MKLHLRKSIFRLLALLPLLCISLGLSAQSDPSGESPATRTYAITNATIVQAAGDTLMNATIVFKNGLIRSLGTDVSIPGDAEVIDGTDMFVYPGFIDGMSYTGAVRPDSPERPDDLFTPDPPNDYAGITPEEQVTSQLSLEENSIEDLREIGFTVSHTVPYGRMLPGSGALLLLNHAEHPDEMLIQDNVSMYTQFVGAPGAYPGNTLGIMAKFRDLYRNATYSRQHAEMYASNPAGMERPTRDRVMEAFYPVVSNEKPIFYNASSSLEARRAIRLKNDLGFTLVLGNLEEGWGMIDELKSSDIKVFMSLELPDEPENADEDEEVTEEVRELEERRMEFYTKHVSQFGEMEKAGIKFGFSSIDANSRDIHDNLRTMIANGLSETAALNALTRDAAELLGISEITGSLSEGMIANAVVANGPIFDEDTQIRMVFADGDKFDYEIRERRSGGNGNGDATATSGIEGTWRYTIESPQGEQGGTMVIEKDGDDYTGTLTSDDGAPDQEMENLTFVNNSLSFDFSFDGGGQTITIVVVGTVTGTEYDAEASISAFNVSFPLTAYKEDPQ; encoded by the coding sequence ATGAAGCTACACTTACGAAAATCCATTTTTCGTCTGCTTGCCCTTCTGCCTCTGTTATGCATTTCTCTGGGTCTGAGTGCCCAGAGTGACCCTTCCGGGGAGTCCCCAGCAACCAGAACCTATGCGATCACAAATGCTACGATCGTTCAGGCTGCAGGCGACACCCTGATGAATGCAACCATCGTTTTCAAGAACGGACTGATCCGTTCTCTGGGAACTGATGTCAGCATCCCCGGTGATGCAGAGGTTATAGACGGCACAGACATGTTTGTTTATCCGGGATTCATTGACGGAATGTCTTATACCGGTGCAGTAAGACCGGATAGTCCGGAAAGACCGGATGATCTGTTTACTCCGGATCCACCAAACGATTACGCTGGCATTACACCAGAAGAACAGGTTACCAGCCAGCTCTCACTGGAGGAGAACAGTATTGAAGACCTGAGAGAGATCGGTTTTACGGTATCTCACACTGTGCCTTACGGAAGAATGCTTCCGGGTTCAGGAGCTCTCCTTCTGCTAAATCATGCTGAACACCCGGATGAGATGCTCATTCAGGACAATGTGTCGATGTACACTCAGTTCGTAGGTGCTCCGGGTGCATATCCGGGTAATACGCTGGGTATCATGGCGAAATTCAGAGACTTGTACCGTAATGCAACATACTCCAGGCAGCATGCGGAAATGTATGCATCGAATCCGGCTGGAATGGAACGTCCCACCCGCGACCGTGTGATGGAAGCATTCTATCCAGTAGTCAGCAACGAAAAGCCGATCTTCTACAATGCCAGCTCCTCTCTGGAAGCACGCCGCGCTATCCGTCTTAAAAATGACCTGGGCTTTACTCTTGTACTGGGTAACCTGGAAGAAGGCTGGGGAATGATCGATGAACTCAAAAGCAGTGACATTAAGGTATTCATGAGTCTGGAACTGCCAGATGAGCCAGAAAATGCAGACGAAGATGAAGAAGTCACCGAAGAAGTCAGGGAACTCGAAGAGCGTCGCATGGAATTTTATACCAAGCATGTTTCTCAGTTCGGAGAGATGGAAAAAGCGGGCATTAAATTCGGATTTTCCTCTATTGATGCCAATTCACGTGACATCCATGATAATCTCAGAACCATGATCGCTAACGGACTCAGCGAAACCGCCGCACTGAATGCACTTACAAGAGATGCTGCTGAACTTCTGGGTATAAGCGAAATTACAGGAAGTCTTTCTGAAGGAATGATCGCCAATGCAGTGGTTGCAAACGGACCGATCTTTGACGAAGACACCCAGATCCGAATGGTATTCGCTGATGGTGATAAATTTGATTACGAGATCCGGGAACGTCGTTCCGGTGGTAACGGAAATGGTGATGCAACTGCGACCTCCGGTATCGAAGGAACATGGAGATATACCATTGAGTCACCACAGGGTGAACAAGGCGGCACTATGGTCATCGAAAAGGACGGAGATGATTATACCGGTACCCTCACCAGCGATGACGGTGCTCCTGACCAGGAAATGGAGAATCTGACTTTCGTAAATAACTCTCTGAGTTTTGACTTCTCTTTTGACGGAGGCGGACAGACGATCACAATTGTAGTGGTTGGAACCGTGACCGGAACAGAATATGATGCTGAAGCTTCCATTTCAGCATTTAATGTTTCTTTTCCTCTCACCGCCTACAAAGAAGATCCACAATAA
- a CDS encoding N-acetyltransferase family protein, whose protein sequence is MLRSVMLRDAKEICDIYNGYVLSSRATFEEEPVSVSDMKERIRKITQNYPWLVFEEGDHILGYTYATRWKERSAYRYTVETASYVHKDHHNKGIGSALKSAMIEELKKTDVHAILSGITMPNDRSIALNEKFGFTKVAHLKEVGFKFGEWIDVGYWQLILNS, encoded by the coding sequence ATGCTAAGATCAGTAATGCTACGGGATGCCAAGGAGATCTGTGATATATACAACGGGTATGTGCTCAGTAGCAGAGCGACCTTTGAAGAAGAACCGGTGTCCGTTTCGGATATGAAGGAACGCATCCGTAAGATCACTCAAAATTATCCCTGGCTGGTATTCGAGGAAGGAGATCATATCCTGGGTTATACCTATGCCACCCGATGGAAAGAACGATCGGCATACCGCTATACCGTTGAGACCGCCAGTTATGTGCACAAAGATCACCATAACAAAGGAATCGGATCGGCCCTTAAATCAGCAATGATCGAAGAACTGAAGAAGACCGATGTTCATGCGATACTCTCGGGGATCACCATGCCGAATGACCGCAGTATTGCACTCAACGAAAAATTCGGATTTACCAAAGTAGCCCACCTGAAGGAAGTGGGGTTTAAATTCGGTGAATGGATCGACGTCGGTTACTGGCAGCTAATTCTTAATTCGTAA
- a CDS encoding RNA polymerase sigma factor, translated as MKSEHKHSTNDILARKYQQGQKEALPWLIKRFHSSLTRIILYYTKDHDPVKDIAQECWVDIIHGLENGSMRTTFDPWALAIARNKAIDWVRVQRRERIRRNELINEHRSKQSIKETDTDSRNDKILKLRNSIAQLPNTQRIILSLFYLENHTIREISQILTISEGTVKSRLYNARENLKNQMNR; from the coding sequence ATGAAGTCTGAACATAAGCATAGCACTAACGACATCCTGGCACGCAAATATCAGCAGGGCCAGAAAGAAGCATTGCCATGGCTTATTAAAAGATTTCATTCAAGCCTGACCCGCATCATCCTTTACTACACGAAAGACCATGATCCGGTTAAGGATATTGCCCAAGAATGCTGGGTAGATATTATTCATGGGCTTGAAAATGGGAGTATGAGAACTACTTTTGATCCATGGGCCTTGGCCATTGCACGAAATAAGGCTATTGACTGGGTGCGAGTTCAAAGGCGTGAAAGAATTCGGCGTAACGAACTCATAAATGAACATCGGAGTAAACAGAGTATCAAGGAAACCGATACGGATAGCCGGAATGACAAGATCCTCAAATTAAGGAACAGCATCGCTCAACTTCCAAATACCCAAAGGATAATACTGAGTCTTTTTTATCTCGAAAATCACACCATCCGGGAGATCAGTCAGATCCTGACTATATCAGAAGGCACCGTTAAATCAAGACTTTATAATGCCCGGGAAAATCTGAAAAACCAAATGAACCGATAA
- a CDS encoding amidohydrolase family protein, which produces MKSVPAIISLFLFLVGSTQSIIAQDLLIKGGWLVQPEENKTIPNPGIFIRSGKIFEIGSGISADGIPILELEEDDYLLPGLIDLHAHYRITYKGLAKDDTVAMPKIFLASGTTTTFPAGEVQPYKMKELRESIDRGERPGPRILNSGPYFGRSAPDWDPDFTEQDITDRVDYWAEQGVMGFKAKNITPDHLKTLINRAHQHGLTVTGHLNSGVGNSVNPEDAILMGIDRVEHFLGGELIADSSNAYNSLAYLDSEDPLLDKIIDLYVKHGVYFDATIGTYGGIGQFKGPEFDDWIKDRQFLTPFTRSKTTQPVRSGYMFDISQGIYPVKRRIAKRYFDAGGLITLGTDRPFSPSTYQGEGLLGGFFIHREMEILVNSGIPEAEVLKIATIHGARAMGLSDRLGSIEISKWADMIVIKGDPLENIRNTRTVHTVIKGGVLFDTKALMQMSQGKLGPQSEESWFGDRQ; this is translated from the coding sequence ATGAAGTCTGTACCAGCTATTATCTCACTTTTTCTGTTCTTAGTCGGCTCAACACAATCAATTATCGCTCAGGACCTGCTGATCAAAGGCGGATGGCTCGTACAGCCGGAGGAAAATAAAACAATACCAAACCCCGGGATATTCATTAGATCCGGTAAGATATTTGAGATCGGTTCCGGGATATCTGCTGATGGAATTCCTATCCTTGAACTGGAGGAAGATGACTATCTCCTCCCCGGCCTGATCGATCTTCACGCTCATTACCGGATCACCTACAAAGGACTGGCGAAAGATGACACTGTGGCCATGCCTAAGATCTTCCTGGCTTCGGGAACGACCACCACCTTCCCCGCAGGCGAAGTGCAGCCATATAAAATGAAAGAGCTACGCGAAAGTATAGACCGGGGAGAAAGACCCGGTCCCCGCATACTGAATTCTGGACCCTATTTTGGGAGAAGTGCTCCCGACTGGGATCCTGATTTTACGGAACAGGATATTACAGACCGGGTCGACTACTGGGCAGAACAGGGTGTAATGGGATTCAAAGCAAAGAATATTACTCCGGATCACCTGAAAACACTGATCAACCGGGCCCATCAGCATGGTCTTACCGTGACAGGGCATTTGAACTCAGGAGTAGGTAATTCAGTGAATCCGGAGGATGCTATTTTGATGGGAATTGACCGGGTAGAGCATTTTCTGGGAGGCGAACTGATAGCGGACAGTAGTAATGCATATAACAGTCTGGCCTACCTTGATTCCGAAGATCCGCTTCTCGATAAGATCATTGACCTCTATGTGAAACACGGAGTTTATTTTGATGCAACCATAGGTACTTATGGAGGGATCGGTCAGTTTAAAGGCCCTGAATTTGACGACTGGATCAAAGACCGGCAATTTCTTACCCCTTTTACCCGCAGTAAAACGACTCAACCGGTACGGTCAGGATATATGTTTGATATCAGTCAGGGCATTTACCCGGTAAAAAGAAGAATAGCTAAACGTTATTTCGATGCTGGCGGACTGATAACCCTGGGTACCGATCGGCCCTTCAGTCCATCCACCTACCAGGGCGAGGGACTTCTGGGAGGTTTCTTCATACACCGTGAGATGGAGATCCTGGTGAACAGCGGGATTCCGGAAGCAGAGGTTTTAAAGATTGCTACGATCCATGGGGCACGTGCTATGGGACTCAGTGACCGCCTTGGTTCCATTGAGATTTCCAAATGGGCCGATATGATCGTGATCAAGGGAGATCCCCTAGAGAATATCCGGAACACCCGAACGGTTCATACTGTCATCAAAGGAGGAGTTTTATTCGATACCAAAGCACTTATGCAAATGAGCCAAGGAAAGCTTGGGCCGCAAAGTGAAGAATCCTGGTTTGGCGACAGACAATAG
- a CDS encoding metallophosphoesterase encodes MTRSLLLLLLFLCTILTACIKQDNKALFEHNIEDPVKPWSKNSFDNADSKFTFAVFSDLTGGERKDIFNVAVEQLNLFRPELIMNVGDLIEGSTQDPDSLFKEWQYFDDRINRLIAPVFYTGGNHDLTGPVLRKVWAERYGRTYYHFLYKDVLFMVMDTEDISEDRQKEIYEARLEALEVRERDPDSLQYTKYYSMPERLTGGISPEQSEYFQDVIRGNPDVRWSFLFMHKPIWRDSTETDFTEIEDALEGRNYTLFNGHYHTFSHRTRRGMDYIHMGTTGGQLNGSNPGSFDHITLVTVSEDEPSIVHIQMNGILDKTGKLPLNGDSLCFRADGLGCN; translated from the coding sequence ATGACCCGATCTCTGCTTTTACTTTTACTTTTCCTTTGCACTATCCTGACTGCATGCATAAAACAGGATAACAAAGCCTTATTTGAACATAATATTGAGGATCCGGTTAAACCCTGGAGTAAAAATTCCTTTGATAATGCAGATTCAAAATTCACCTTTGCTGTATTTTCTGATCTGACCGGAGGAGAACGTAAAGACATATTCAATGTAGCAGTGGAGCAGCTGAATCTGTTCCGGCCTGAGCTGATCATGAATGTTGGTGATCTGATCGAAGGGTCCACTCAGGACCCTGATTCGCTGTTCAAAGAATGGCAATACTTCGATGATCGGATCAACCGACTCATAGCGCCGGTCTTTTATACGGGCGGCAATCATGATCTCACCGGTCCTGTTCTAAGAAAAGTTTGGGCCGAAAGGTATGGCAGAACCTATTATCATTTTCTGTATAAAGATGTTCTCTTTATGGTGATGGATACTGAAGATATATCTGAGGACCGACAAAAAGAGATCTATGAAGCCCGGCTGGAAGCGCTGGAGGTCCGGGAGAGAGATCCGGACAGTCTTCAGTACACAAAATATTATTCCATGCCGGAACGACTGACCGGTGGTATCAGCCCGGAACAATCTGAGTATTTTCAGGATGTTATCAGGGGTAATCCGGATGTGCGATGGAGCTTTCTGTTCATGCATAAACCAATATGGCGGGATAGTACTGAAACTGATTTCACAGAGATCGAGGATGCTCTTGAAGGAAGAAATTACACTCTGTTCAACGGGCATTATCACACCTTCAGCCACCGGACACGCAGAGGCATGGATTATATTCATATGGGAACGACCGGAGGACAACTTAATGGTTCCAATCCCGGATCTTTCGATCATATCACACTGGTCACCGTTTCTGAAGATGAGCCATCCATAGTACATATTCAGATGAATGGTATACTCGACAAAACAGGAAAACTGCCTTTAAATGGTGACAGCCTCTGCTTCCGTGCTGATGGTCTTGGATGTAACTGA
- a CDS encoding amidohydrolase: MKKFNLLIVLMLSAVTMLQAQVPKGDVLIKNGTVLTVTNGTLENTDILVRDGKIDRIGKNLRTPNGVEEIDATGLFVMPGIIDAHSHIAGSAINEGTSQVTSEVSMEDVVDPFDISIYRALAGGVTSIHLMHGSANVIGGQNETLKLRYGFTNPDDLRFEGAPRTIKFALGENPTRGGRRRGIQPQSRMGVEAMLRNSFNEALEYQKKWEAYRADNSRRKVAPEYSLRMETLVDILEGEVLVHCHSYRADEIYMLMKVFQDFGIEKLTFQHANEAYKVAPELAAFGAGASVFSDWWAYKLEVYYSTAYNAAILTNNGVTTSINSDSGELIRHLFHEAAKTQKYGDLTDDEALALITLNPAKQLGIDNRVGSIEEGKDADIAIFDSHPLDIYAIPLMTFVDGVKYFDKATDEKDQRLYIDPESSIEVVQIFDRETQHRCMEGADLVDFFELFNN; encoded by the coding sequence ATGAAAAAATTTAACCTATTAATCGTACTGATGCTTTCAGCGGTTACTATGCTGCAGGCTCAGGTTCCAAAAGGTGATGTGCTGATCAAGAACGGTACCGTTCTGACGGTCACTAATGGGACCTTGGAAAATACCGATATACTGGTCCGGGACGGAAAGATCGACCGGATCGGAAAAAACCTTCGAACTCCAAACGGAGTGGAAGAGATCGACGCTACCGGGCTATTTGTGATGCCGGGCATCATTGATGCTCACTCTCATATAGCCGGATCAGCCATCAATGAGGGAACCAGTCAGGTAACCTCAGAAGTAAGCATGGAAGATGTAGTCGATCCTTTCGACATTTCAATCTACCGTGCCCTGGCCGGAGGCGTTACTTCTATTCATTTGATGCATGGTTCTGCCAATGTGATCGGCGGACAGAATGAGACCCTCAAACTACGCTATGGATTTACCAATCCGGATGACCTTCGTTTTGAAGGTGCTCCCAGAACCATCAAATTTGCACTGGGTGAGAACCCGACGCGTGGCGGTCGCCGAAGAGGTATTCAGCCCCAAAGTCGTATGGGTGTGGAAGCAATGCTCAGAAATTCCTTTAATGAGGCACTGGAGTACCAAAAGAAATGGGAAGCCTACCGGGCGGATAACAGCCGCCGTAAAGTAGCCCCCGAGTACAGCCTGAGAATGGAGACCCTGGTCGATATTCTGGAAGGTGAAGTACTGGTTCATTGCCACTCTTATCGTGCCGATGAGATCTATATGCTGATGAAAGTATTCCAGGATTTCGGAATTGAAAAACTGACTTTCCAGCATGCTAACGAGGCCTATAAAGTTGCTCCGGAACTGGCAGCCTTCGGAGCGGGTGCTTCCGTATTTTCTGACTGGTGGGCCTATAAGCTGGAAGTGTATTATTCCACCGCATATAATGCAGCCATTCTGACCAATAATGGGGTTACTACTTCGATTAACTCTGATTCCGGAGAACTGATCCGCCACCTCTTCCATGAGGCAGCTAAAACCCAGAAATATGGTGACCTGACTGATGATGAAGCACTTGCACTGATCACGCTTAATCCGGCTAAACAGCTGGGTATAGACAACCGTGTGGGTTCTATTGAAGAAGGAAAAGATGCTGATATCGCGATCTTTGATAGTCATCCGCTGGATATCTACGCAATTCCGCTGATGACCTTTGTAGATGGTGTCAAATACTTTGATAAAGCCACAGATGAAAAAGATCAAAGACTGTATATAGATCCTGAATCATCTATTGAAGTGGTTCAGATCTTTGACCGTGAAACCCAACACAGATGTATGGAAGGCGCCGACCTGGTTGACTTCTTTGAGCTCTTTAACAACTAA
- a CDS encoding zinc-dependent alcohol dehydrogenase family protein — protein MKALVYDTFQGPLEIRNIPEPEAGDHGVIIKVHATGLCRSDWHGWMGHDPGIILPHVPGHELAGTIASIGSEVKNFSVGDRVTTPFVCGCGNCPQCISGNHQVCDHQSQPGFTHWGSFAEYVKLDFADTNLVKIPDEISSVTAATLGCRFITSFRAVVEQAQVTGGQYVAVHGCGGVGLSAIMIAAALGAQVIAVDINENNLAIAKEIGAFETINAASASDIPEKIRSITNGGAHVSLDALGSQETCFNSIASLRKRGKHIQVGLVTGNHIHPKVPMDRVIADELEIIGSHGMQAYKYPQMLEMICNGKLQPQKLIGRTISLEEATKVLPAMDQFKNDGVVVIDSF, from the coding sequence ATGAAAGCACTGGTATACGATACCTTTCAGGGACCCTTAGAGATAAGGAATATTCCTGAACCTGAAGCTGGAGATCATGGTGTGATCATAAAAGTTCATGCAACCGGATTATGCCGTAGTGACTGGCACGGATGGATGGGCCATGATCCCGGGATCATCCTCCCTCACGTGCCGGGGCATGAACTTGCGGGGACTATTGCTTCTATTGGCAGCGAAGTAAAAAATTTCAGTGTCGGAGACCGTGTCACTACACCCTTTGTATGCGGCTGCGGAAACTGCCCTCAATGTATTTCCGGTAATCATCAGGTTTGTGATCATCAATCACAGCCCGGATTTACTCATTGGGGATCCTTTGCCGAATACGTGAAGCTCGATTTTGCGGATACTAACCTGGTAAAGATCCCGGATGAAATATCTTCTGTTACAGCTGCCACCCTTGGATGCCGGTTTATCACCTCCTTTCGTGCGGTCGTTGAGCAGGCGCAGGTCACAGGTGGTCAATATGTAGCAGTACATGGCTGCGGAGGGGTTGGACTATCCGCTATTATGATCGCCGCTGCACTTGGCGCACAGGTCATCGCAGTAGACATCAATGAGAACAATCTTGCTATTGCAAAAGAGATCGGAGCATTTGAAACCATAAATGCTGCTTCGGCATCTGACATCCCGGAAAAGATCCGATCCATCACTAATGGCGGTGCTCATGTATCGCTGGACGCACTTGGAAGTCAGGAAACCTGCTTCAACTCCATTGCCAGTCTTAGAAAAAGAGGAAAACATATTCAGGTTGGACTGGTCACAGGCAACCACATTCATCCTAAAGTACCCATGGACCGTGTGATTGCAGATGAATTAGAGATCATTGGAAGCCACGGAATGCAGGCTTATAAATATCCGCAAATGCTTGAAATGATCTGCAATGGAAAGCTGCAGCCTCAGAAACTGATCGGCCGAACGATCTCTCTGGAAGAAGCCACAAAAGTACTACCGGCAATGGACCAGTTTAAGAATGACGGCGTGGTCGTGATCGATTCCTTTTAG